A DNA window from Ctenopharyngodon idella isolate HZGC_01 chromosome 8, HZGC01, whole genome shotgun sequence contains the following coding sequences:
- the mtmr3 gene encoding myotubularin-related protein 3 isoform X10 codes for MEEEGQQSLECIQANQIFPRKPPVLEEDDLQVPFPELHGEFTEYVGRAEDAVIAMSSYRLHIKFKESVVNVPLQLIESVECREMFQLHITCKDCKVVRCQFSTFEQCQEWLKRLSAAVRPPSRIEELFSFAFHAWCVDLYTGEKEQHGDLCRPGFISTSHLSGDHVTSRFHNEVERMGFDTQNAWRVSEINNKYKLCSSYPQLLLVPAWITDKELENVAAFRSWKRIPAVVYRHQSTGAVIARCGQPEVSWWGWRNADDEHLVQSIARACAVDSSTCKGVSNGSFSREYTNGADLSDVDFDSSMTNSSEVETLAIQPRKLLILDARSYAAAVANRAKGGGCECPEYYPNCEVVFMGMANIHSIRKSFQSLRLLCTQMPDPANWLSALESTKWLQHLSLLLKASLLVVNAVDRDQRPVLVHCSDGWDRTPQIAALAKLLLDPYYRTIEGFQVLVETEWLDFGHKFADRCGHGENAEDLNERCPVFLQWLDCVHQLQRQFPCSFEFNEAFLVKLVQHTYSCLFGTFLCNSGKEREDRHIQERTCSVWSLLRAANRSFRNMLYSSHSETVLHPVCHVRNLLLWTAVYLPSSSPTTPSDDSCAPYPAPGANPEDQPLGRRPKTRSFDNLPSACEVGNPLTSNRRSSDPSLNEKWQDHRRSLELNIGTGAEGAVSPDPDERVNGQNVVGIMGTLPSGGTENGEGLGDVRLPMMKGVDEAELTVGVAMGQMENILQEATKDESAPDSRRDAKTDRTNRQIDDIAHSEEGSSGIDDDKVKSLGDGNVNGHCSEDGNSEAASALSQDISGNQDSEEVALEKCMIQEYNPSCSMTNFPSNGLRTLSNGHGVERPPGREVVEQRLSLLESSTETLTEDLGVRPESLAPLIIPPPLKALAESSCLKQGLRAAADPQGAPRTLNNTPKRPSLSAFPPSTDLLHSVCNGDSPDPEPSMPRTNGERATLSRQVSLASCGSLTLHARGACSHHRCLHLGFLGRPSFSPPEPPSARNHLDDDGLTLHTDAVQQRLRQIEAGHQLEVEALKRQVQELWSRLESHQAAGMLRLNGDMGDEVTSIADSDFNLEPNCLSRCSTELFSEASWEQVDKQDTETLDLLRRCMEKEYKVGDPVVPGPSGCSVLRL; via the exons ATG GAGGAGGAGGGGCAGCAGAGTTTGGAGTGCATCCAGGCCAATCAGATCTTCCCTCGCAAGCCCCCTGTCCTGGAGGAAGATGATCTTCAG GTGCCCTTCCCAGAGCTGCATGGAGAGTTTACGGAGTACGTGGGCAGGGCGGAAGATGCTGTCATCGCCATGTCCAGCTACCGCCTGCACATCAAGTTCAAAGAGTCGGTTGTTAAT GTTCCCCTGCAGCTGATAGAAAGTGTAGAATGCCGGGAAATGTTCCAACTGCACATTACCTGCAAAGACTGCAAGGTCGTCAG GTGTCAGTTTTCAACATTTGAGCAGTGTCAGGAGTGGCTGAAGAGGCTGAGCGCAGCGGTCCGTCCTCCGTCCCGGATAGAGGAGCTGTTTTCTTTCGCCTTCCACGCGTGGTGCGTGGACCTGTACACAGGAGAGAAGGAGCAGCATGGAGATCTGTGTAGGCCAG GATTCATCTCAACCTCTCATCTTTCAGGTGATCATGTGACGTCACGTTTCCATAACGAGGTGGAGCGGATGGGCTTCGACACTCAGAACGCCTGGAGAGTATCTGAGATCAACAACAAGTACAA GTTATGTTCCAGCTACCCTCAACTGCTGCTGGTGCCAGCCTGGATTACTGATAAAGAGCTGGAGAATGTGGCGGCCTTCCGCTCCTGGAAGAGGATTCCGGCTGTGGTTTATAG GCACCAGAGCACAGGGGCAGTTATCGCTCGCTGTGGTCAGCCTGAGGTCAGCTGGTGGGGCTGGAGGAATGCAGATGATGAGCACCTGGTGCAGTCCATCGCCAGAGCCTGTGCTGTGGACAGCAGCACCTGTAAAGGCGTCTCCAATGGCTCCTTCTCCCGCGAGTACACTAACGGAGCTGACCTCTCAGATGTGGACTTTG ACTCATCCATGACTAACAGCTCAGAGGTGGAGACACTGGCCATCCAACCTCGAAAGCTTCTGATCCTGGATGCCAGGTCATACGCTGCTGCCGTAGCCAACAGAGCCAAAGGTGGAGGGTGTGAATGTCCAG AGTACTACCCTAACTGTGAGGTGGTGTTTATGGGTATGGCCAACATCCATTCCATCCGCAAGAGTTTCCAGTCTCTGCGCTTACTCTGCACCCAAATGCCCGATCCAGCCAA CTGGCTATCTGCTCTGGAGAGCACAAAGTGGCTGCAGCATCTGTCCCTCCTGCTCAAGGCGTCTCTCCTCGTTGTTAACGCCGTGGACCGCGACCAAAGGCCCGTACTGGTGCACTGCTCAGACGGCTGGGATCGCACCCCTCAGATAGCGGCGTTAGCCAAACTCTTGCTGGACCCGTACTACCGCACCATTGAG GGTTTTCAGGTGCTGGTTGAGACTGAGTGGTTGGACTTCGGTCACAAGTTCGCAGACCGCTGTGGTCACGGAGAGAACGCGGAAGACTTGAATGAGAGATGTCCTGTCTTCCTGCAGTGGTTAGACTGTGTGCACCAGCTCCAAAGACAATTCCCATGTTCCTTTGAGTTCAACGAAGCCTTTCTG GTGAAGCTTGTGCAGCACACATACTCGTGTCTGTTCGGGACGTTCCTGTGTAACAGCGGGAAGGAGAGAGAGGACAGACACATCCAGGAAAGAACCTGCTCCGTGTGGTCTCTCCTCAGAGCCGCCAACCGCTCCTTCAGAAACATGCTGTACTCCTCTCATTCAGAGACC GTGCTTCATCCTGTGTGTCACGTGCGCAATCTCTTGTTATGGACAGCAGTTTACCTACCCAGCTCTTCACCCACAACCCCTTCAGATGACTCCTGTGCCCCCTACCCCGCACCTGGTGCCAACCCTGAGGACCAGCCCCTGGGCAG GCGTCCTAAAACCCGCTCGTTTGATAACTTGCCTAGCGCTTGTGAAGTCGGAAACCCTCTGACCTCCAATCGACGTTCCAGCGACCCCAGTTTGAATGAGAAATGGCAGGACCATCGCAGATCTCTGGAGCTCAACATTGGGACAGGGGCTGAAGGTGCTGTATCTCCAGATCCAGATGAGAGGGTCAATGGGCAAAACGTGGTGGGGATTATGGGAACATTGCCCAGTGGGGGAACAGAGAATGGGGAGGGGCTTGGGGATGTCAGATTGCCAATGATGAAGGGGGTTGATGAGGCGGAGCTGACAGTGGGTGTGGCTATGGGCCAAATGGAGAACATTCTCCAGGAAGCTACAAAAGACGAGTCTGCTCCAGATAGCCGCAGAGACGCAAAGACAGACCGCACTAACAGACAGATTGATGATATTGCACATTCAGAAGAGGGTAGCAGTGGTATTGATGATGACAAAGTTAAAAGCCTTGGAGATGGAAATGTCAATGGACATTGTTCGGAAGATGGTAATTCTGAAGCAGCATCTGCTCTCAGCCAGGATATCTCGGGAAACCAAGACTCAGAGGAAGTAGCCCTTGAGAAATGCATGATACAAGAATATAACCCTTCTTGTAGCATGACTAATTTCCCTTCCAATGGCCTCAGGACTCTGAGTAACGGCCATGGAGTCGAGAGACCACCAGGACGAGAAGTCGTTGAGCAGCGTCTTTCTCTTTTGGAGAGCTCCACAGAGACGCTCACGGAGGACTTGGGTGTTCGTCCAGAGAGTCTGGCACCCTTAATTATTCCGCCACCTCTCAAAGCCCTTGCGGAATCGTCGTGCCTCAAACAGGGTCTCCGTGCAGCAGCCGATCCGCAAGGCGCTCCCAGGACTTTAAACAACACCCCTAAACGGCCGTCTCTCAGTGCCTTTCCGCCCTCCACTGACCTCCTCCACTCCGTGTGTAATGGAGACTCCCCCGACCCTGAGCCCTCCATGCCACGCACAAACGGGGAACGGGCCACACTCAGCCGACAGGTGTCACTCGCTAGCTGTGGCTCGCTGACCCTCCACGCACGGGGCGCCTGCTCCCACCATCGCTGCCTGCACTTGGGGTTTCTGGGCCGGCCGAGCTTCAGCCCTCCAGAGCCCCCTTCAGCCCGGAACCATCTCGATGATGACGGGTTGACCCTGCACACGGACGCTGTGCAGCAGAGGCTGCGGCAAATCGAAGCGGGTCACCAGCTGGAGGTGGAAGCTCTGAAGAGGCAGGTACAGGAGCTCTGGAGCCGTCTGGAGAGCCATCAGGCTGCTGGAATGCTGCGACTCAACGGAGACATGGGAGATGAAGTG ACCTCAATCGCAGACTCCGACTTCAACCTGGAGCCCAACTGTCTTTCCCGCTGCAGCACTGAACTCTTTTCTGAGGCCAGCTGGGAGCAGGTGGACAAGCAGGACACTGAG ACTTTGGATTTGTTGCGCCGGTGTATGGAGAAAGAATATAAggttg GTGACCCGGTGGTACCCGGACCATCTGGCTGCTCAGTGCTACGGCTGTGA
- the mtmr3 gene encoding myotubularin-related protein 3 isoform X11, with translation MEEEGQQSLECIQANQIFPRKPPVLEEDDLQVPFPELHGEFTEYVGRAEDAVIAMSSYRLHIKFKESVVNVPLQLIESVECREMFQLHITCKDCKVVRCQFSTFEQCQEWLKRLSAAVRPPSRIEELFSFAFHAWCVDLYTGEKEQHGDLCRPGFISTSHLSGDHVTSRFHNEVERMGFDTQNAWRVSEINNKYKLCSSYPQLLLVPAWITDKELENVAAFRSWKRIPAVVYRHQSTGAVIARCGQPEVSWWGWRNADDEHLVQSIARACAVDSSTCKGVSNGSFSREYTNGADLSDVDFDSSMTNSSEVETLAIQPRKLLILDARSYAAAVANRAKGGGCECPEYYPNCEVVFMGMANIHSIRKSFQSLRLLCTQMPDPANWLSALESTKWLQHLSLLLKASLLVVNAVDRDQRPVLVHCSDGWDRTPQIAALAKLLLDPYYRTIEGFQVLVETEWLDFGHKFADRCGHGENAEDLNERCPVFLQWLDCVHQLQRQFPCSFEFNEAFLVKLVQHTYSCLFGTFLCNSGKEREDRHIQERTCSVWSLLRAANRSFRNMLYSSHSETVLHPVCHVRNLLLWTAVYLPSSSPTTPSDDSCAPYPAPGANPEDQPLGRRPKTRSFDNLPSACEVGNPLTSNRRSSDPSLNEKWQDHRRSLELNIGTGAEGAVSPDPDERVNGQNVVGIMGTLPSGGTENGEGLGDVRLPMMKGVDEAELTVGVAMGQMENILQEATKDESAPDSRRDAKTDRTNRQIDDIAHSEEGSSGIDDDKVKSLGDGNVNGHCSEDGNSEAASALSQDISGNQDSEEVALEKCMIQEYNPSCSMTNFPSNGLRTLSNGHGVERPPGREVVEQRLSLLESSTETLTEDLGVRPESLAPLIIPPPLKALAESSCLKQGLRAAADPQGAPRTLNNTPKRPSLSAFPPSTDLLHSVCNGDSPDPEPSMPRTNGERATLSRQVSLASCGSLTLHARGACSHHRCLHLGFLGRPSFSPPEPPSARNHLDDDGLTLHTDAVQQRLRQIEAGHQLEVEALKRQVQELWSRLESHQAAGMLRLNGDMGDEVTSIADSDFNLEPNCLSRCSTELFSEASWEQVDKQDTEELWECVLCQLLRSEDPGAKPAVVRAQSCV, from the exons ATG GAGGAGGAGGGGCAGCAGAGTTTGGAGTGCATCCAGGCCAATCAGATCTTCCCTCGCAAGCCCCCTGTCCTGGAGGAAGATGATCTTCAG GTGCCCTTCCCAGAGCTGCATGGAGAGTTTACGGAGTACGTGGGCAGGGCGGAAGATGCTGTCATCGCCATGTCCAGCTACCGCCTGCACATCAAGTTCAAAGAGTCGGTTGTTAAT GTTCCCCTGCAGCTGATAGAAAGTGTAGAATGCCGGGAAATGTTCCAACTGCACATTACCTGCAAAGACTGCAAGGTCGTCAG GTGTCAGTTTTCAACATTTGAGCAGTGTCAGGAGTGGCTGAAGAGGCTGAGCGCAGCGGTCCGTCCTCCGTCCCGGATAGAGGAGCTGTTTTCTTTCGCCTTCCACGCGTGGTGCGTGGACCTGTACACAGGAGAGAAGGAGCAGCATGGAGATCTGTGTAGGCCAG GATTCATCTCAACCTCTCATCTTTCAGGTGATCATGTGACGTCACGTTTCCATAACGAGGTGGAGCGGATGGGCTTCGACACTCAGAACGCCTGGAGAGTATCTGAGATCAACAACAAGTACAA GTTATGTTCCAGCTACCCTCAACTGCTGCTGGTGCCAGCCTGGATTACTGATAAAGAGCTGGAGAATGTGGCGGCCTTCCGCTCCTGGAAGAGGATTCCGGCTGTGGTTTATAG GCACCAGAGCACAGGGGCAGTTATCGCTCGCTGTGGTCAGCCTGAGGTCAGCTGGTGGGGCTGGAGGAATGCAGATGATGAGCACCTGGTGCAGTCCATCGCCAGAGCCTGTGCTGTGGACAGCAGCACCTGTAAAGGCGTCTCCAATGGCTCCTTCTCCCGCGAGTACACTAACGGAGCTGACCTCTCAGATGTGGACTTTG ACTCATCCATGACTAACAGCTCAGAGGTGGAGACACTGGCCATCCAACCTCGAAAGCTTCTGATCCTGGATGCCAGGTCATACGCTGCTGCCGTAGCCAACAGAGCCAAAGGTGGAGGGTGTGAATGTCCAG AGTACTACCCTAACTGTGAGGTGGTGTTTATGGGTATGGCCAACATCCATTCCATCCGCAAGAGTTTCCAGTCTCTGCGCTTACTCTGCACCCAAATGCCCGATCCAGCCAA CTGGCTATCTGCTCTGGAGAGCACAAAGTGGCTGCAGCATCTGTCCCTCCTGCTCAAGGCGTCTCTCCTCGTTGTTAACGCCGTGGACCGCGACCAAAGGCCCGTACTGGTGCACTGCTCAGACGGCTGGGATCGCACCCCTCAGATAGCGGCGTTAGCCAAACTCTTGCTGGACCCGTACTACCGCACCATTGAG GGTTTTCAGGTGCTGGTTGAGACTGAGTGGTTGGACTTCGGTCACAAGTTCGCAGACCGCTGTGGTCACGGAGAGAACGCGGAAGACTTGAATGAGAGATGTCCTGTCTTCCTGCAGTGGTTAGACTGTGTGCACCAGCTCCAAAGACAATTCCCATGTTCCTTTGAGTTCAACGAAGCCTTTCTG GTGAAGCTTGTGCAGCACACATACTCGTGTCTGTTCGGGACGTTCCTGTGTAACAGCGGGAAGGAGAGAGAGGACAGACACATCCAGGAAAGAACCTGCTCCGTGTGGTCTCTCCTCAGAGCCGCCAACCGCTCCTTCAGAAACATGCTGTACTCCTCTCATTCAGAGACC GTGCTTCATCCTGTGTGTCACGTGCGCAATCTCTTGTTATGGACAGCAGTTTACCTACCCAGCTCTTCACCCACAACCCCTTCAGATGACTCCTGTGCCCCCTACCCCGCACCTGGTGCCAACCCTGAGGACCAGCCCCTGGGCAG GCGTCCTAAAACCCGCTCGTTTGATAACTTGCCTAGCGCTTGTGAAGTCGGAAACCCTCTGACCTCCAATCGACGTTCCAGCGACCCCAGTTTGAATGAGAAATGGCAGGACCATCGCAGATCTCTGGAGCTCAACATTGGGACAGGGGCTGAAGGTGCTGTATCTCCAGATCCAGATGAGAGGGTCAATGGGCAAAACGTGGTGGGGATTATGGGAACATTGCCCAGTGGGGGAACAGAGAATGGGGAGGGGCTTGGGGATGTCAGATTGCCAATGATGAAGGGGGTTGATGAGGCGGAGCTGACAGTGGGTGTGGCTATGGGCCAAATGGAGAACATTCTCCAGGAAGCTACAAAAGACGAGTCTGCTCCAGATAGCCGCAGAGACGCAAAGACAGACCGCACTAACAGACAGATTGATGATATTGCACATTCAGAAGAGGGTAGCAGTGGTATTGATGATGACAAAGTTAAAAGCCTTGGAGATGGAAATGTCAATGGACATTGTTCGGAAGATGGTAATTCTGAAGCAGCATCTGCTCTCAGCCAGGATATCTCGGGAAACCAAGACTCAGAGGAAGTAGCCCTTGAGAAATGCATGATACAAGAATATAACCCTTCTTGTAGCATGACTAATTTCCCTTCCAATGGCCTCAGGACTCTGAGTAACGGCCATGGAGTCGAGAGACCACCAGGACGAGAAGTCGTTGAGCAGCGTCTTTCTCTTTTGGAGAGCTCCACAGAGACGCTCACGGAGGACTTGGGTGTTCGTCCAGAGAGTCTGGCACCCTTAATTATTCCGCCACCTCTCAAAGCCCTTGCGGAATCGTCGTGCCTCAAACAGGGTCTCCGTGCAGCAGCCGATCCGCAAGGCGCTCCCAGGACTTTAAACAACACCCCTAAACGGCCGTCTCTCAGTGCCTTTCCGCCCTCCACTGACCTCCTCCACTCCGTGTGTAATGGAGACTCCCCCGACCCTGAGCCCTCCATGCCACGCACAAACGGGGAACGGGCCACACTCAGCCGACAGGTGTCACTCGCTAGCTGTGGCTCGCTGACCCTCCACGCACGGGGCGCCTGCTCCCACCATCGCTGCCTGCACTTGGGGTTTCTGGGCCGGCCGAGCTTCAGCCCTCCAGAGCCCCCTTCAGCCCGGAACCATCTCGATGATGACGGGTTGACCCTGCACACGGACGCTGTGCAGCAGAGGCTGCGGCAAATCGAAGCGGGTCACCAGCTGGAGGTGGAAGCTCTGAAGAGGCAGGTACAGGAGCTCTGGAGCCGTCTGGAGAGCCATCAGGCTGCTGGAATGCTGCGACTCAACGGAGACATGGGAGATGAAGTG ACCTCAATCGCAGACTCCGACTTCAACCTGGAGCCCAACTGTCTTTCCCGCTGCAGCACTGAACTCTTTTCTGAGGCCAGCTGGGAGCAGGTGGACAAGCAGGACACTGAG gaattgtgggaatgtgtTCTGTGCCAGCTGTTGCGATCAGAAGATCCCGGTGCCAAGCCAGCAGTTGTTCGAGCCCAGTCGTGTGTGTAG